tacaattaaatgttaattgagttatcataaaatatatttgatattattgATACCATTTCTGTTGCCGTATTTGCAAAATTGCagtaaattactatttgaacaAAAAGTACAAATGCATGaactacattttttattaccaattcCCAATTTCCTTCCGATAATTGctgttaaattattcataaatttattttcgtaataataaaattcattatcatTCCATTCTACTAAATGGAAAGAATTTATGCGTTAAAAATTACGGTGACAATCGTGATAATCACTCGCTCAGAAGTCATGAAATTATTAGagaataaaacattttatccatcataaaagaaaaaaaatacattttttgtctcgataaaaaaaaggacatgcattttaaattctttccatatacagttatttaaattttataattttagaaaaaacttaCTTTATCTAAAGACAGAATACATAAACAAAGATCCAATCCATTCGTTAccattgtaaaaaatactaCAAGACTGTATGAAgacttaattttttcacatattctagttgaaaattgaaaataattcaagtgcAAATGAGTTTTacgtaaatttactttattaaataatttaaccaaAAACTTTTCACAGTAAAGCAGTGACGGACTATAATGGCTATATAGGGTAGAAGTACTATTTGTGGTCTCACTATTATGCGCTAGCGTTAGCGTTCATTCAAAAGACTTGTCTAGCCCCTGAGGCCTCCAAACATCCATCGAACGCCTCAATCTTGGCCAGGATCGTGGTCTGAGAAATTCTTCAGAAAACCTAAACCGAAGACTCGGTgctgagtaaaaatttttaatttttcatatcaaagttaaaaaatgcaaGTGTAGCCAAAATCAAGTTAACTAAGTCAAATGacagtcaaaaaattatagcagtcaaaatcaagttatttttttttacccgggcACTGCTTCAgttttggacatttaatattttattttaattaatgaaaaagtataaaaaaaattgcattgtAATTTGTGACAGAAGTATCTGTGAAccattcgaaaaattatttatgtcattGCATGTTTTACAAATTctgttattgaaatttttaaagtgtCCAAAAGTGGCAATATAGTGGTCAAAAACGGTACCTCTACCCTAATCCAAATTTATGTAAGcgtgttataaaaaataacttcggCCATAGTACTTTTCTAAACAATGCTATTTAAATTTGCGTTATGTGGCTAGTAAATTATAGCTTAGCTATTCTATGACaccataaaatttcaaagaaaaatgattttttccgtgtatactTACGATAACATGGAACGATGtttattaactaattctaTCATATGTTGATCACCAACATTATTGTTATCGCtatcgttattattaatatcaatatgtTGATTCATATTTCTAAAATCATCAGCTAGTACCTATGAATcgaatcaatcgatttttagTTAACTAGCAAACTTTAtcactataatttatataccaAAAAGTTAATTGAAGTGTGAGTCATAAGTTGAATGAAAATAGTCTCACATGTGACGTAACAGATAGCAAAAAACATAACAGATTGTTCATACATTAACAATAAAACGTAACGATTCATTGTCTGACATGCAAATGGATAGACAAGTGGGTAAATAACAACTGAAAAATCAATCGTAGTATTTGACTGAAGGACGACAGTTTCGAAATAGTAAGTAAGTAGTATCCTGTAATAGAAAATGTAATGTTGTATTACGCGCTTAAACAGTAAAGACATCCGAGCCAGAAGTTGAAAACACTGAGTAGACTTACACATATGGACGTAGACCAAAAGATAAACTGGTGACTAAAATAGCAGTCATATAACAATACCGTACTTTCTTCGAAGTATTGATGAgcatatgaattttattttgtgagtgaACTTTTGTCCTAGTGTAACTCCATCGAGTgtgaaattcttttaaaattgtaaataactcACGTCGATGAAACCATAATGTTGAAccctttaaattaaaaatcaaaattaattt
The sequence above is drawn from the Microplitis demolitor isolate Queensland-Clemson2020A chromosome 3, iyMicDemo2.1a, whole genome shotgun sequence genome and encodes:
- the LOC103572245 gene encoding uncharacterized protein LOC103572245, with amino-acid sequence MPVVFGISMTILKGSTLWFHRRELFTILKEFHTRWSYTRTKVHSQNKIHMLINTSKKVRYCYMTAILVTSLSFGLRPYVILLTYYFETVVLQSNTTIDFSVVIYPLVYPFACQTMNRYVLLLMYEQSVMFFAICYVTCETIFIQLMTHTSINFLVYKL